In Candidatus Neomarinimicrobiota bacterium, the DNA window CTATTATTAGAAGATATTCTTATACACAACAACACGGCAAAACATGGCGGCGGATTTTTCTCATATCACGCTTTTCCAGAATTAAAAAATGTGACCTTTCGAGATAATCATGCTGCGGGCTGTGGTGGAGCCGCAGGGTTTGAAACAAGTACGCCCACAATTAACCATATTCTCGTGTACAATAACATTGCGAACGAAGGGGGTGGTGGACTCTTCTTCCTCGAGCAATCCGAAGCTGTCCTAAATCAAGTTACTATCTACGGGAATGATGGTGTCCTGGGAGGTGGTGGAATACTGGGAATTGATGATAACGATGTGTATTTAATTAATTCTATCTGCTGGGGCAATACACCCGATCAGATTGAATCATATATATACGGGTACCCATATTACTGGACAGCGAGTCATTTTGGCATAGCATTTTCTAATGTACAGGGTGGTACTTCTCAGGTGGATTTACAGACAGGTGGATTATTGTTTTATGAAAATAACCATGTCCTTGATCCTCTATTCACAGATGTAATTGGGGGAGATTTTTCTTTAACTGAAAGCTCCCCTTGTGTAGATACTGGAACCGCTTTTTATGTTTGGGAAAATGATACGTTGATAGATCTTTCATCAGATGATTACCTGGGTACAGCACCAGATATGGGGGCTTATGAATATGATGAAACGGTTAGCATCGCCAGCTTGCCTGCTGTGCCCCTCCACTATGCGCTTCATCAAAATTACCCCAACCCCTTTAACCCGACAACGACCATTCGTTACGATCTACCAGAAGCATCTGACGTAGAGCTGTTTATCTATGATGTCCGGGGTCGTTTAGTCAATACCCTTACAACTGAACACCGACCTTCTGGAGCATATCAAGCGCAGTGGAACGGGATTAATCAGACTGGTAATCCAGTGAGCACAGGTGTGTATTTTTGTCGTCTGGAAGCTGGATCATATAATAAAACCATCAAAATGCTTTTCTTGAAATAGACTTGATGGTGGGGAGTAAAGTGTAATGACAAGGATTAAGAATGGGTTAATCCTAAGTACCATCTTAATCATTGCACTGCTGTTGCCCTATACTTGCGTATTGGGACAAAGCCCAAAATGATGCAGAAAATTGGTATCTCTCCAGGTTGGGAATTTGGTTTGTTTCAGACCGGGAATCGTCGATGTCACCAGGCCGGGATTTGAATCCCGGCCTAGGGGAGTTTTTTGCGCATTACCGTAAAATCACCAGGATTATGATCAAAGGGGATATATCCCAGACCGGTTCCTCCATGAACAACCTCAACGGGACGTTTTTTGTTATTAAATAACTCATCGATTATGATATCTACAGTTTTGTCAGGAGAAATAATTTCGATGGAGTCCCCCACCCTGATCTGATTCTTAATTTCGAATTCCAGGAGCTGTGTACCAGCATTCCAACCCGTCACTAGACCGGCATTCTGATGGGTGAAATCCTGAGACGAAGGATCTACATAGTTTTGGCCGTACTCCTGGGGGTTTTTAGTGTAGAATCCAGAAATGTAACCCCGGTGAGCGATTCCGATAAGATCCTCTAAATTTTTCGAGTCGAATGGCTTACCTGTCTGCATATCATCTATGGCTTTACGATAGGATCGAGCCACCATGGCAGCGTAATAGACTGATTTTGTGCGGCCCTCTACCTTATAGCTCACGATTCCAGCATCACGCATTTTCTGCAACAATTCGATGGAGCATAAATCCTTGGCATTCATCATATAGGTGCCGTGTTCATCTTCCAGCATATTGAAATACTGTCCGGGACGTTTGGGTTCTTCCAGAAAGAATCCATCACCAGGAGATTGATACTTTTCGGGCTGGATGATCTCTTCACTTTCCAATTCGAGTAAACTCGGCGTCTTTTGGCCAAAATTATAACCCCAGCGGCAGGAATTGGTACAAGTCCCCTGGTTGGCATCCATGTTATTCATATAATTGGTAATGAGACATCGGCCTGAGTAAGCAATGCATATTGCACCGTGAACAAAGGCTTCCAATTCAACATCCGGGACTTTTTTATGAATCTCTGTAATCTCTTTCAGGCTGAGTTCCCGGGAGAGGATGATCCTGGAAGCCCCCTGATCTCTCCAGAAGGCGGCACTGGCCCAGTTGGTACAATTAGCCTGGGTTGAGAGATGAATATCTAGATCGGGGAATTCTTTATGAGCCAGGTGGATCAATCCCGGATCAGCCATGATCACAGCATCTGGTTCATACTGGAGCATACGTTCCAACTCAGCCATGAACCCTTTGATCTTGGCGTTATGAGTGTAAATGTTCATGGTGAGGTAAATTTGCTTGCCCAGGTCATGGGTATAGGCAATGGCTTCTACCAGCGATTCCTTGCGGAAATCATTTTCCCTGGTCCGCAGGGAGTAACGGGGAACACCAGCATATACTGCATCTGCACCATAAGCAAAAGCATATTTGAGTTTATCAAAATTACCTGCTGGCAGTAGTAGTTCGGCAGTTGTTTTACTCATGGTCTTAGTCCAATCTGAATTATTAATCACATCTAACATGTTCAGTTTAAACTGATACTCATCTGATTGCACGAATTTTCTCCCCTCTAGGGGAGATGTCACGACCAGCGGGAGTGACAGAGGGGTTGCTTGGCAGATCACAAACTATCTTATTTATGGCTCATCGTCAGAATGCGTACCTCAGAGTTAATTGGATTGTCAGGAAGTTTCCATCTTTTACTCAGATCCAGATTCCCTGAAGGGGAATAATCAGAATAGCCACGGGTGTAACCCGTGGTAAATGAACCACAATAATTGCAACCCCGGAGGGGTTGAACAATACTAAAGCAAATTTTTTTCATCAAATTTTACCCAGCATATTTCATAAAGAAATGCACCTTTTGTACGCCCTCATGAAATATGCGTGCTTTCTCATGTTCTATTGAAACCAGTTTAGTCGCAACGGAGTTGCTCCGGAAACTGGTTGGTATGGTGACTGGCCTGCTTTTTAACGTATTCAATTAAATCATCCTTTGTAGAGAATATGATCTGATACAATATGTGGGTGTCACGGTTGACAGGGTTAAACTCCTTCAGAGTT includes these proteins:
- the yegQ gene encoding tRNA 5-hydroxyuridine modification protein YegQ; the encoded protein is MSKTTAELLLPAGNFDKLKYAFAYGADAVYAGVPRYSLRTRENDFRKESLVEAIAYTHDLGKQIYLTMNIYTHNAKIKGFMAELERMLQYEPDAVIMADPGLIHLAHKEFPDLDIHLSTQANCTNWASAAFWRDQGASRIILSRELSLKEITEIHKKVPDVELEAFVHGAICIAYSGRCLITNYMNNMDANQGTCTNSCRWGYNFGQKTPSLLELESEEIIQPEKYQSPGDGFFLEEPKRPGQYFNMLEDEHGTYMMNAKDLCSIELLQKMRDAGIVSYKVEGRTKSVYYAAMVARSYRKAIDDMQTGKPFDSKNLEDLIGIAHRGYISGFYTKNPQEYGQNYVDPSSQDFTHQNAGLVTGWNAGTQLLEFEIKNQIRVGDSIEIISPDKTVDIIIDELFNNKKRPVEVVHGGTGLGYIPFDHNPGDFTVMRKKLP